The following proteins are encoded in a genomic region of Micromonospora olivasterospora:
- a CDS encoding HelD family protein, producing the protein MSRHSDGPGELRHDDEIGHEQEYVSMLYARLDGMREQAAERLTAELRATGGTRQAQSQRDDTVRMYAEQVEQYSAVENGLCFGRLDTDDGARRYVGRIGIFDTGGDYDPLLMDWRAPAARAFYLATAANPQGLRRRRHLRTRQRKVTAVNDEVLDLAAASPTAHEELTGEASLLAALNAGRTGRMRDIVETIQAEQDRIIRADLPGVLVVQGGPGTGKTAVALHRAAYLLYTHRQVLSSRGVLLVGPNETFLRYISQVLPALAETGVLLRTQGDLFPGVNARRAEPAEVAALKGRAELAEVLAAAVRDRQWVPDEPLEIEVEREVLRLDPETVRAARDRVRRAGRPHNLARALFDVEIVHALADQVAERIGADPLGGENLLEEADRAEIRRELREEAEVRATLDQLWPVLTPQRLLADLYADPARIAVAAPGLTDAERALLHRAPGGGWTPADVPLLDEAAELLGEDERAAEARRARVRALQREYAEGVLEIARGSRSIDVEDEADGGEILGVTDLLDADRLLERQEEGDRLTTAQRAAADRRWAFGHVIVDEAQELSPMAWRLLMRRCPSRSMTIVGDVAQTGALAGTGSWADALEPYVAQRWRLEELTVSYRTPAEIMAVAARVLAEIDPHLSPPRSVRESGVPPWDRTVPAGRLAAALTDAAVAEAAALTDGRLGVIVPAGRVDELGAAVVATLPEAAVGEQPELESRVVVLTVGQAKGLEFDSVLVADPERIVAESPRGHSDLYVALTRATQRLGVLRAG; encoded by the coding sequence TTGTCAAGGCACTCGGACGGTCCCGGCGAGCTGCGGCACGACGACGAGATCGGCCACGAGCAGGAGTACGTCTCCATGCTCTACGCGCGGCTCGACGGAATGCGGGAGCAGGCCGCCGAGCGGCTCACCGCGGAACTGCGCGCCACCGGCGGCACCAGGCAGGCGCAGTCCCAGCGCGACGACACCGTCCGGATGTACGCCGAACAGGTCGAGCAGTACTCGGCGGTGGAGAACGGGCTCTGCTTCGGCCGGCTGGACACCGACGACGGCGCCCGCCGCTACGTCGGCCGGATCGGGATCTTCGACACCGGCGGCGACTACGACCCGCTGCTGATGGACTGGCGGGCCCCCGCCGCCCGAGCCTTCTACCTGGCCACCGCCGCCAACCCGCAGGGCCTACGGCGGCGCCGGCACCTGCGTACCCGGCAGCGGAAGGTGACCGCGGTCAACGACGAGGTGCTCGACCTGGCCGCCGCCTCCCCCACCGCGCACGAGGAGCTGACCGGCGAGGCGTCCCTGCTCGCCGCGCTCAACGCCGGCCGCACCGGCCGGATGCGCGACATCGTCGAGACCATCCAGGCCGAGCAGGACCGCATCATCCGCGCCGACCTGCCCGGGGTGCTGGTGGTCCAGGGCGGCCCGGGCACCGGGAAGACCGCCGTCGCGCTGCACCGCGCGGCGTACCTGCTCTACACCCACCGCCAGGTGCTGTCCAGCCGGGGCGTGCTGCTGGTCGGCCCGAACGAGACGTTCCTGCGCTACATCTCGCAGGTGCTCCCGGCGCTGGCCGAGACCGGCGTGCTGCTGCGTACCCAGGGCGACCTGTTCCCCGGGGTGAACGCCCGGCGCGCGGAGCCGGCGGAGGTCGCCGCCCTCAAGGGGCGGGCGGAGCTGGCCGAGGTGCTGGCGGCGGCCGTGCGGGACCGGCAGTGGGTGCCCGACGAGCCGCTGGAGATCGAGGTCGAGCGGGAGGTGCTGCGGCTGGACCCGGAGACCGTACGGGCGGCCCGGGACCGGGTCCGCCGCGCGGGCCGGCCGCACAACCTGGCCCGTGCCCTGTTCGACGTCGAGATCGTGCACGCGCTCGCCGACCAGGTCGCCGAGCGGATCGGCGCCGACCCGCTGGGCGGGGAGAACCTGCTGGAGGAGGCCGACCGCGCGGAGATCCGCCGCGAGCTGCGCGAGGAGGCCGAGGTCCGCGCCACCCTGGACCAGCTCTGGCCGGTGCTCACCCCGCAGCGCCTGCTCGCCGACCTGTACGCCGACCCGGCCCGGATCGCCGTCGCCGCGCCCGGGTTGACCGACGCCGAGCGGGCCCTGCTGCACCGCGCGCCGGGCGGCGGCTGGACCCCGGCCGACGTGCCGCTGCTGGACGAGGCCGCCGAGCTGCTCGGCGAGGACGAGCGGGCCGCCGAGGCGCGCCGGGCCCGCGTCCGTGCCCTCCAGCGCGAGTACGCCGAGGGCGTGCTGGAGATCGCCCGTGGTTCCCGCTCCATCGACGTGGAGGACGAGGCGGACGGCGGCGAGATCCTCGGCGTCACCGACCTGCTGGACGCCGACCGGCTGCTGGAACGCCAGGAGGAGGGCGACCGGCTGACCACCGCCCAGCGGGCCGCCGCCGACCGGCGCTGGGCGTTCGGGCACGTCATCGTCGACGAGGCGCAGGAGCTGTCGCCGATGGCCTGGCGGCTGCTGATGCGCCGGTGCCCGAGCCGGTCGATGACGATCGTCGGGGACGTGGCGCAGACCGGGGCGCTGGCGGGCACCGGCTCCTGGGCGGACGCGCTGGAGCCGTACGTGGCGCAGCGCTGGCGGCTGGAGGAGCTGACCGTCAGTTACCGCACCCCCGCCGAGATCATGGCGGTGGCGGCCCGGGTGCTGGCCGAGATCGACCCGCACCTGAGCCCGCCGCGCTCGGTGCGGGAGAGCGGGGTGCCGCCCTGGGACCGTACGGTGCCGGCCGGCCGGCTGGCCGCCGCGCTGACCGACGCCGCGGTGGCCGAGGCCGCCGCGCTGACCGACGGCCGCCTCGGGGTGATCGTGCCGGCGGGCCGGGTCGACGAGCTGGGCGCCGCCGTCGTGGCGACGCTGCCGGAGGCGGCGGTCGGCGAGCAACCCGAGTTGGAGAGCCGGGTGGTGGTGCTCACCGTCGGGCAGGCCAAGGGGCTGGAGTTCGACTCCGTCCTGGTGGCCGACCCGGAACGCATCGTGGCCGAGTCGCCGCGCGGGCACAGCGATCTGTACGTGGCCCTCACCCGCGCCACCCAGCGCCTCGGCGTGCTCCGCGCCGGCTGA
- a CDS encoding SGNH/GDSL hydrolase family protein, with product MLLGAGQRIVFIGDSITDCGRRDGAAPYGDGYVSLVHAFVTARHPELGLTWVNRGISGNTVRDLAARWESDAIGERPDWLSVMIGINDIWRAFTPGRGAEAVPIDEYERTLRVLLRRAVDATGCRLVLADPFLIEPDVDEPQRAQTDRYAAVVAALAKDFEAVHVPTQAAFDRVLAHTPPGHWAPDRVHPALPGHAVIADAFLSTLTP from the coding sequence TTGCTGCTGGGTGCCGGTCAACGGATCGTCTTCATCGGGGACAGCATCACCGACTGCGGTCGCCGCGACGGCGCCGCCCCGTACGGCGACGGCTATGTCAGCCTGGTCCACGCCTTCGTCACCGCCCGGCACCCGGAGCTGGGGTTGACCTGGGTCAACCGGGGGATCAGCGGGAACACCGTCCGGGACCTGGCGGCCCGCTGGGAGTCCGACGCGATCGGCGAGCGCCCCGACTGGCTGTCCGTGATGATCGGGATCAACGACATCTGGCGGGCGTTCACCCCGGGTCGGGGGGCCGAGGCGGTGCCGATCGACGAGTACGAGCGGACGTTGCGCGTCCTGCTCCGCCGGGCCGTGGACGCGACGGGCTGCCGGTTGGTGCTCGCCGACCCGTTCCTCATCGAACCGGACGTCGACGAGCCGCAGCGCGCGCAGACCGACCGGTACGCGGCCGTGGTCGCCGCCCTGGCCAAGGACTTCGAGGCCGTGCATGTGCCCACCCAGGCGGCCTTCGACCGGGTGTTGGCGCACACCCCGCCCGGCCACTGGGCCCCAGACCGGGTCCACCCGGCCCTGCCCGGCCACGCGGTCATCGCCGACGCCTTCCTGTCCACCCTAACCCCCTAA
- a CDS encoding tetratricopeptide repeat protein, with protein sequence MPSGFGDLTVQASHLVSAGDLAGAQQLLSDALSDADPRPERASPELADAAGLQARVLVALGEPHSARGWAAFAYAAATRLHGRADPRTVSAAATLAAVLHRVGSYARAARLYADVIIELTASDGPESLRVLAAHADLATVEYARGQCRVARDRLQDAWELHREVYGDGHPSGIKMLARLGSMRRDCGEFAEAHDNLALARELCRRHLAPDDPLAVQVSALARAAANPAHVCAGPGPAETEAPPVPPEREPPVVPAARVPPPAEGPPTYQPTWPADDDPHPPGVPTPRLPPEASAGHGGADDPPGTGEDDARLGRHTDPDDPATGQDDEAWPRSHPAPDGSAPAWDDEAWPRSPATPGDPTPERDNDAWPPAHDPSAVGGDDAWLRRHDAPEAPAPAEDGDPWLRRHGAPDGPDAPDDDRWASRPGWPAEGAVPPGVVGLAARGGQPPTGGAAERTGVRAVRPSAAPPEPSRLLPVLVPRPPAPPPRRLTPLVLVGGVAVVVLGTAAVVAGVARVDSPRTGPGPSATAPAGPGRRARRRIPARQAARRPPPRRARLPAGSPCGTTGTTSRCVGRTRPGRAGRW encoded by the coding sequence GTGCCCTCCGGCTTCGGTGATCTGACTGTCCAGGCGAGCCACCTGGTGTCCGCCGGCGACCTCGCCGGCGCGCAGCAGCTGCTCTCCGACGCGCTCAGCGACGCCGACCCGCGCCCCGAGCGCGCCTCGCCCGAGCTGGCCGACGCCGCCGGGCTCCAGGCCCGGGTCCTGGTCGCGCTCGGCGAGCCGCACTCCGCACGGGGCTGGGCCGCCTTCGCGTACGCGGCGGCGACCCGCCTGCACGGGCGGGCCGACCCGCGTACGGTGTCGGCGGCGGCGACCCTGGCAGCGGTGCTGCACCGGGTCGGCAGCTACGCTCGCGCCGCCCGGCTCTACGCCGACGTCATCATCGAGCTGACCGCGTCGGACGGGCCGGAGTCGCTGCGGGTGCTCGCCGCCCACGCCGACCTGGCCACCGTGGAGTACGCCCGGGGCCAGTGCCGGGTGGCCCGGGATCGCCTGCAGGACGCCTGGGAGCTGCACCGCGAGGTGTACGGCGACGGGCACCCCAGCGGGATCAAGATGCTGGCCCGGCTCGGGTCGATGCGGCGCGACTGCGGCGAGTTCGCCGAGGCGCACGACAACCTGGCCCTGGCCCGGGAGCTGTGCCGGCGGCACCTCGCCCCGGACGACCCGCTCGCGGTGCAGGTGTCGGCCCTGGCCCGGGCGGCGGCCAACCCCGCCCACGTGTGCGCCGGGCCCGGGCCGGCCGAAACGGAGGCGCCGCCCGTACCGCCGGAGCGCGAACCGCCCGTGGTGCCGGCGGCCCGGGTGCCGCCGCCGGCCGAGGGACCGCCGACGTACCAGCCGACGTGGCCGGCGGACGACGACCCGCACCCGCCCGGAGTCCCCACGCCCCGCCTGCCCCCGGAGGCCTCGGCGGGGCACGGCGGCGCGGACGACCCGCCCGGGACCGGCGAGGACGACGCGCGGCTCGGGCGGCACACCGACCCGGACGACCCGGCCACCGGGCAGGACGACGAGGCGTGGCCGCGGTCGCACCCGGCACCCGACGGCTCGGCGCCGGCCTGGGACGACGAGGCGTGGCCGCGGTCACCGGCGACGCCCGGCGATCCGACGCCCGAGCGGGACAACGACGCGTGGCCGCCGGCGCACGACCCGTCGGCCGTCGGGGGCGACGACGCGTGGCTGCGGCGGCACGACGCACCGGAGGCCCCGGCGCCGGCCGAGGACGGCGACCCGTGGCTGCGGCGGCACGGCGCACCGGATGGCCCCGACGCGCCGGACGACGACCGGTGGGCGTCCCGGCCCGGGTGGCCCGCGGAGGGGGCGGTGCCGCCCGGGGTGGTCGGCCTTGCCGCCAGGGGCGGGCAGCCCCCGACCGGCGGCGCCGCGGAGCGCACGGGGGTACGGGCCGTGCGCCCGTCCGCGGCTCCGCCGGAGCCGTCGCGGCTGCTCCCGGTGCTGGTCCCCCGCCCGCCCGCGCCGCCCCCGCGCCGACTCACCCCGCTCGTGCTGGTCGGCGGCGTGGCCGTGGTGGTGCTCGGCACGGCGGCGGTGGTCGCCGGGGTCGCCCGGGTCGACAGCCCGCGAACCGGTCCGGGGCCGTCGGCGACCGCTCCGGCAGGCCCCGGCCGTCGGGCTCGGCGCCGAATCCCGGCCCGACAGGCAGCCCGCAGGCCGCCGCCTCGCCGGGCACGCCTCCCGGCGGGATCACCCTGCGGGACAACCGGGACAACATCGCGCTGCGTTGGACGTACCCGCCCGGGGCGAGCGGGCCGGTGGTGA
- a CDS encoding MarR family winged helix-turn-helix transcriptional regulator, giving the protein MAVMTRWLDADEQHTWRAYLTATRALMETLDRELQRDAGMPHAYYEVLVRLSEAPGRRLRMSELADATGSSRSRLSHAATRLEASGWVRREACPTDRRGQVAVLTDAGFAALAAAAPGHVEGVRRHLFDALSPAQVDQLRRISETMVDHLTG; this is encoded by the coding sequence ATGGCGGTCATGACCCGCTGGCTGGACGCCGACGAGCAGCACACCTGGCGCGCGTACCTCACCGCCACCCGTGCGCTCATGGAGACCCTCGACCGCGAGCTGCAGCGCGACGCGGGGATGCCGCACGCGTACTACGAGGTCCTGGTCCGCCTCTCCGAGGCGCCCGGGCGGCGCCTGCGGATGAGCGAGCTCGCCGACGCCACCGGCTCCTCGCGCAGCCGGCTCTCGCACGCGGCGACCCGGCTGGAGGCGTCCGGGTGGGTCCGGCGCGAGGCGTGTCCGACCGACCGGCGCGGGCAGGTGGCCGTACTGACCGACGCCGGCTTCGCCGCGCTCGCCGCCGCCGCGCCCGGCCACGTCGAGGGGGTACGCCGGCACCTGTTCGACGCGCTCAGCCCGGCCCAGGTCGACCAGCTGCGCCGAATCAGCGAGACCATGGTGGACCACCTGACCGGTTGA
- a CDS encoding VOC family protein: MGIHRLNHAVLYVGDLARSITFYRDVLGFRVVPMTPDGFRGAAFLQAPGSTNDHDLGLFEVGRGAGRSTAGRATVGLYHLAWEVDTLDELAATAERLAAAGALVGSSDHGTTKSLYGQDPDGLEFEVVWLVPADRLDDAALAARKRIGRLDLDRERQRYGGQTRGGIGISVPA; encoded by the coding sequence ATGGGAATCCACCGCCTCAACCACGCCGTCCTCTACGTCGGTGACCTGGCCCGCAGCATCACCTTCTACCGTGACGTGCTCGGCTTCCGCGTGGTGCCGATGACCCCGGACGGGTTCCGCGGCGCCGCCTTCCTCCAGGCCCCCGGCTCCACCAACGACCACGACCTCGGCCTGTTCGAGGTCGGCCGGGGCGCCGGGCGCTCCACCGCCGGCCGGGCCACCGTCGGCCTCTACCACCTGGCCTGGGAGGTCGACACCCTCGACGAGCTGGCCGCCACCGCCGAGCGGCTGGCCGCTGCCGGCGCCCTGGTCGGCAGCTCCGACCACGGCACCACGAAGAGCCTCTACGGGCAGGACCCGGACGGGCTGGAGTTCGAGGTCGTCTGGCTGGTCCCCGCCGACCGGCTCGACGACGCCGCGCTGGCCGCCCGCAAGCGCATCGGCCGGCTCGACCTCGACCGCGAGCGGCAGCGCTACGGCGGCCAGACCCGCGGCGGCATCGGGATCTCCGTACCGGCCTGA
- a CDS encoding potassium channel family protein, producing the protein MTPQRPYRRERRRASLACALLVVAYFAVPVRSDPNGLRLMLRAAGTAALVLTVAWLVTAQVRRQLAAPEIPGTVPVRALVHLAVALVAGLLTFALADYVIAQTAPGQFVGLATRVDALYFALATLTTVGYGDVYAHGQFARVVVSLQMVFSIGVITTGVSLVVRQLTRRPGGR; encoded by the coding sequence ATGACCCCGCAGCGGCCCTACCGACGTGAGCGCCGCCGGGCGTCGCTGGCGTGCGCGCTGCTGGTGGTGGCCTACTTTGCGGTGCCGGTGCGGTCGGACCCGAACGGGCTGCGGCTGATGCTGCGCGCGGCGGGGACGGCCGCGCTGGTGCTCACCGTCGCCTGGCTGGTCACGGCCCAGGTACGCCGACAGCTCGCCGCGCCCGAGATCCCGGGTACGGTGCCGGTCCGCGCGCTGGTCCACCTCGCCGTGGCCCTGGTCGCCGGGCTGCTCACCTTCGCGCTCGCCGACTACGTCATCGCGCAGACCGCGCCGGGCCAGTTCGTGGGCCTGGCCACCCGGGTCGACGCGCTCTACTTCGCGCTGGCCACCCTGACCACCGTCGGGTACGGCGACGTGTACGCCCACGGGCAGTTCGCCCGCGTGGTCGTCAGCCTCCAGATGGTGTTCAGCATCGGGGTGATCACCACCGGCGTCTCCCTCGTGGTCAGGCAGCTGACCCGGCGCCCGGGCGGGCGATGA
- a CDS encoding DUF4236 domain-containing protein — protein sequence MGLMFRKRQKFGPLVLNFTENGFSSWSVKIGRWSWNSRTRAHRVDLPGPLSWKQDKSRA from the coding sequence ATGGGCCTGATGTTCCGCAAGCGTCAGAAGTTCGGCCCGCTCGTCCTGAACTTCACCGAGAACGGGTTCTCCTCGTGGAGCGTGAAGATCGGCAGATGGTCCTGGAACTCGCGGACCCGGGCGCACCGCGTCGACCTGCCGGGTCCGCTGTCGTGGAAGCAGGACAAGTCCCGGGCGTGA